The Tripterygium wilfordii isolate XIE 37 chromosome 4, ASM1340144v1, whole genome shotgun sequence genome has a window encoding:
- the LOC119996743 gene encoding probable caffeoyl-CoA O-methyltransferase At4g26220 — protein MLSSLQLFCFQCESAMANYNSQDSVTKKMGLLHTEELYKYLLETSVYPREPELLKELRELTASHPLSMMSTAPDAGQFLAMLLKLISPKSTIEVGVYTGYSLLLTALSIPENGKIMAIDVSREYYEMGLPVIKRAGVEHKIDFIESEAVPVLDQLLEHPGNEGGFDFAFVDADKENYWNYHERLMKLVKVGGIVVYDNTLWGGTVIMEEESSLEILRPGRAATIELNKALAADPRIEISQVPLGDGITICRRIH, from the exons ATGCTATCATCTCTTCAGCTTTTCTGCTTTCAATGTGAATCAGCTATGGCTAATTATAACTCTCAAGACTCGGTTACTAAAAAAATGGGATTACTACATACTGAAGAACTGTACAAG TATCTCTTAGAGACTAGTGTGTATCCCCGCGAACCAGAACTTCTCAAGGAGCTAAGAGAACTTACTGCAAGCCATCCACT GAGCATGATGTCCACTGCACCAGATGCAGGTCAGTTCTTGGCAATGCTGTTGAAGTTGATTAGCCCTAAAAGCACAATTGAAGTTGGAGTTTATACTGGATACTCTCTTCTCCTCACCGCCCTTTCGATCCCTGAAAATGGCAAG ATTATGGCGATAGATGTGAGTCGCGAGTATTATGAGATGGGGTTACCGGTTATTAAAAGGGCTGGTGTTGAACACAAAATCGATTTCATCGAATCCGAGGCTGTGCCTGTTCTTGATCAGCTATTAGAACAT CCGGGAAATGAAGGCGGTTTCGATTTTGCATTTGTTGATGCTGACAAGGAAAACTATTGGAACTACCATGAGAGACTGATGAAACTAGTGAAGGTAGGAGGGATAGTTGTGTATGACAATACACTGTGGGGAGGAACAGTAATAATGGAGGAAGAGTCGAGTTTAGAGATATTGAGACCAGGCAGAGCAGCTACGATTGAATTAAACAAAGCACTTGCAGCCGATCCTCGAATCGAGATTTCACAAGTTCCTCTGGGCGATGGAATCACCATTTGCAGGCGCATACACTga
- the LOC119997880 gene encoding F-box/LRR-repeat protein At4g29420, protein MSMDDLPDSLVLDILSRLSDSSDIARCRVVSKTLNLLSCQVRSINFFCSLSRYLKSRSPETRSLITPFKIVFADLVRSYRCLQSVSIGVEKSLAGISYDDLEDDSDDLFLTEVRFVKEWLPMVCGELRSLSISDFWAQSCWRRSDILSLISSSCHDLLQLELKNAWLSVDSLYPMPKLTSLTLEFIRLDDEDLSKVNGCFPSLQVLNLIGVGGLKEPKIHLLHLKTCKWTVSNAPHSLGIFAPILVKLELKCIKPSSIVLDTPLLADLNISIEKAKRFEGKEFLNLKNLHLESSRLLRLIDWFLPSRSKTVKKLTIESRKSPDLPQLKMIETTFYAFPNASTLNFGPLVWSRLVTCYGPEGLSSSATVMDQLKEITAYLMPCALNDSFGFISGLLRISVPNLSDMSLLIHHEVDSSIVTNLISKCIACHPRVRWRWGIWKEGAENSWHLVS, encoded by the exons ATGTCCATGGACGATCTTCCGGACTCTCTAGTTCTCGACATCCTCTCTAGACTTTCTGATTCCTCCGATATCGCTCGCTGCCGAGTCGTCTCCAAAACACTTAACCTCCTCTCTTGCCAGGTCAGGTCCATCAACTTCTTCTGCTCCCTCTCTCGCTATCTCAAATCGAGATCGCCGGAGACTAGATCCCTTATCACGCCCTTCAAGATCGTCTTCGCTGATCTGGTCCGAAGTTATCGATGTCTTCAGTCGGTCTCCATTGGTGTGGAGAAGTCGCTCGCCGGGATTTCGTACGATGATTTGGAGGACGATTCTGACGATTTGTTCTTAACGGAAGTGCGATTTGTAAAGGAATGGTTGCCTATGGTTTGTGGAGAGTTGAGATCGTTATCGATTTCCGACTTTTGGGCTCAATCGTGTTGGCGACGGTCGGATATTCTGTCTCTGATTTCTTCGTCTT GCCATGATCTTCTTCAACTGGAATTGAAAAATGCTTGGCTGTCAGTCGACAGTTTGTATCCAATGCCAAAACTCACAAGTTTGACACTTGAATTTATAAGGTTGGATGATGAGGACCTCAGCAAGGTCAATGGTTGCTTCCCATCTTTGCAAGTTCTTAACTTGATAGGAGTTGGAGGACTTAAAGAACCAAAGATCCATCTCTTGCACCTTAAAACCTGCAAATGGACGGTTTCAAATGCTCCGCATTCTTTGGGAATTTTTGCCCCAATCCTTGTGAAGCTCGAACTAAAATGTATTAAACCGAGTTCTATTGTCCTTGACACTCCGTTATTGGCTGATCTTAATATCTCAATTGAGAAGGCAAAGAGATTTGAAGGGAAAGAGTTTCTTAATTTGAAAAATCTGCACCTTGAATCCTCGAGGCTTCTTCGTCTAATTGACTGGTTTCTGCCAAGTAGAAGTAAAACTGTTAAGAAGCTTACAATTGAGTCCCGAAAATCACCTGACCTTCCTCAGCTGAAAATGATAGAGACAACATTTTATGCCTTCCCGAATGCTAGCACCCTTAACTTCGGACCTCTAGTTTGGTCACGGCTGGTAACCTGTTATGGCCCTGAAGGATTGAGCAGTAGTGCTACAGTGATGGACCAGTTGAAAGAAATTACTGCGTATTTAATGCCCTGTGCTCTTAATGACTCTTTCGGGTTCATTTCAGGTCTCTTGCGCATATCAGTTCCTAACTTGTCAGACATGTCATTGCTCATCCACCATGAAGTTGATTCTAGCATTGTTACGAATCTCATCTCCAAGTGTATAGCTTGTCATCCAAGAGTCAGATGGAGATGGGGAATTTGGAAGGAAGGTGCGGAAAACAGTTGGCATCTAGTTTCGTAA
- the LOC119996166 gene encoding 60S ribosomal protein L28-1-like — MATVPGQLIWEIVKKNNCFLVKEFGRGNAKVQFSKESNNLYNLNSYKHSGLANRKTVTIQSAGDKEPSLVLATTKTKKQNKPKSLSHKSVMRKEFPRMAKAVTNQVADNYYRPDLKKAALARLSAVQRSLKVAKSGVKKRNRQAVRVPGRK; from the exons ATGGCGACGGTTCCGGGGCAATTGATTTGGGAGATCGTGAAGAAGAACAACTGTTTCTTGGTAAAGGAGTTTGGGAGAGGGAACGCTAAAGTCCAGTTCAGCAAGGAGAGCAACAATCTCTACAACCTCAACTCCTACAAGCACTCTG GTCTAGCAAACCGCAAGACGGTGACTATTCAGTCTGCCGGAGACAAGGAGCCGTCGCTGGTGTTGGCTACCACGAAAACAAAGAAGCAGAACAAGCCCAAGAGCTTGTCCCACAAGTCTGTTATGAGGAAGGAGTTCCCTCGCATGGCTAAAGCTGTTACCAATCAG GTTGCAGATAACTACTACAGGCCAGACTTGAAGAAGGCAGCTCTTGCTAGACTTAGTGCTGTCCAGAGGAGCCTTAAGGTTGCCAAGTCTGGTGTCAAGAAGAGGAACAGGCAAGCTGTTAGGGTCCCTGGTAGAAAGTGA
- the LOC119995800 gene encoding histone acetyltransferase type B catalytic subunit-like — MGKKQQLAGDPTADPKKRRRVGFSKIDAGVEAKDCIKIYLVSSGEEVGASDSICIEPIDLNGFFDEDGKIYGYQGLKITIWVSSLSFCSYADITFQSTSDGGKGITDLKSALQKIFAETLVENKDDFLKSFSAESHYISSIVSTGEILQLKASNGHTSDSDNNMEVTSDVEVFRMSISNAATGHLYSRLIPLVLLLVDGSNPIDVTDPGWELYVLTHKKVDPQVGFQHRLLGFTAVYRFYHYAESSRLRLSQILVLPPYQCKGHGARLVEVINNVAISEDVYDLTVEEPLDRFQHVRTCVDIRRLLAFEPIQNAVNSVVSQLKQENLSKKTHSPRFMPPLIVIDDVRKHLKINKKQFLQCWEILIYLGLDPVGEHMENYTRIISNRIKGETLGKDSETAGKRVVDVPRDYNPEMSFVMFRSQDGEASTVQMDENQTNQAEQLQQLVDERVKEIKLVAAKVSS, encoded by the exons ATGGGAAAGAAGCAGCAactcgccggcgatccgaccgcCGACCCCAAGAAGCGAAGGCGTGTGGGCTTCTCCAAAATAG ATGCCGGGGTCGAGGCCAAGGACTGCATTAAGATCTATCTGG TTTCTAGTGGGGAGGAAGTGGGTGCTTCAGACAGCATTTGCATAGAGCCAATTGACTTGAATGGATTTTTCGATGAAGATGGGAAAATTTATGGATATCAAGGATTGAAG ATAACGATCTGGGTTAGCAGCCTGTCATTTTGCTCATATGCTGATATTACATTTCAGAGCACATCTGAT GGAGGTAAAGGAATCACTGATCTTAAATCTGCCCTTCAG AAAATATTTGCTGAGACACTTGTTGAGAATAAAGATGACTTCCTCAAATCATTTTCTGCAGAGAGTCATTACATTAG CTCCATTGTATCCACTGGAGAGATATTGCAGCTAAAAGCCTCCAATGGACACACTAGtgattctgataacaacatggAAGTTACTTCTGATGTTGAG GTTTTCCGCATGAGCATAAGCAATGCGGCTACAGGACACCTTTACAGCCGTTTGATACCTCTTGTTCTCCTACTTGTTGATG GTAGCAATCCAATTGATGTCACGGATCCAGGATGGGAGTTATATGTCCTCACTCATAAGAAGGTAGATCCACAGGTTGGCTTTCAGCATAGGCTGCTTGGTTTTACGGCTGTATATCGTTTTTACCATTACGCTGAAAGTTCACGCCTGCGACTCAGTCAG ATTCTGGTATTGCCTCCTTACCAATGCAAGGGTCATGGAGCTCGTCTTGTAGAGGTTATCAATAATGTGGCAATATCTGAAGATGTTTACGACTTGACAGTTGAAGAGCCGTTGGATCGCTTCCAGCATGTGCGCACTTGTGTTGACATAAGGCGTCTACTTGCGTTTGAGCCCATCCAGAATGCAGTTAATTCAGTGGTTTCACAGCTGAAGCAAGAAAACTTATCAAAGAAAACGCACTCCCCTCGATTCATGCCAcctttgattgtaattgatgaTGTTAGGAAACACTTGAAGATCAACAAGAAACAATTTCTGCAGTGTTGGGAGATCTTGATCTATCTTGGCCTTGATCCGGTTGGCGAGCACATGGAGAACTACACGAGAATAATTTCAAATCGCATAAAAGGGGAAACCTTGGGGAAAGATTCTGAGACTGCAGGGAAGCGAGTAGTTGATGTCCCTCGTGATTATAACCCCGAAATGTCATTTGTCATGTTCAGGTCACAGGATGGCGAAGCTAGTACCGTCCAGATGGATGAGAATCAGACAAATCAAGCTGAACAACTGCAGCAATTGGTCGACGAAAGGGTCAAAGAGATCAAGCTAGTCGCAGCGAAGGTATCCTCATGA
- the LOC119997671 gene encoding zinc protease PQQL-like, whose translation MDLLPGESSQIAKKHGFRSLKLVNVEMDKVLDQYPFGAQYGRLDNGLTYYVRCNSKPRMRAALALAVNVGSVLEEEDERGVAHIVEHLAFSATEKYTNHDIVKFLESIGAEFGACQNASTSADETIYELFVPVDKPELLSQAISVLAEFSSEIRVSKDDLEKERGAVMEEYRGSRNASGRMQEAHWVLMMEGSKYAERIPIGTEKVIRTVSPETVKQFYHKWYHLHNMAVIAVGDFSDTESVVGLIKTHFGQKNSVPDPPPIPIFPVPCHEDQRFSCFVESEAAGTAVMISYMVPVCELKTVKDYRDMLAESMFLHALNQRFFKLSRTRDPPYFSCSAAADDLAFPLRAYIMSSSCKEKGTLEALESMLLEVARVRLHGFSEREISVVRALLMSEVESAYLERDQMQSTSLRDEYLQHFLRNEPVIGIEYEAQLQKTILPCISALEVSMYSEKLRTSCSCVIKTIEPRAYASVNDLKDVVLRVNSLEEERSISPWDDENIPEEIITTKPKPGDIVQQHEYSNIGVTELILSNGMRICYKCTDFLDDQVLFTGFSYGGLSELPQSEYLSCSMGSTIAGEIGVFGYRPTVLMDMLAGKRVEVGTKVGAYMRTFSGDCSPSDLETALQLVYQLFTTNVTPGAEDVKIVMQMTEEAIRAQERDPYTVFANRTKELNYGNSYFFRPIRINDLQKVDPLKACEYFNCCFKDPSTFTVVVVGNVDPTSALPLILQYLGGIPKPSTPLLDLNRDDLKGLPVTFPRRIIREVVRSPMVEAQCSVQLSFPVELRNGTMVEEIHGVGFLSKILETKLMQVLRFKHGQIYSAGVSVFLGGNKPSRTGDVRGDISVNFSCDPDISSSLVDIALEEILHLQQEGPSDEEVSTVLEIEQRAHENGLQENYYWLERILRSYQSRIYTGDVGAAFEVQDEGRLRVRKSLTPLTAQSALQRILPYPCKKQYTAVILMPQMSRLRALLKSITIIYGDDVKVLAAIAGLAVVGFSLWRYSRRTVK comes from the exons ATGGATTTGCTTCCAGGAGAGAGCTCGCAGATCGCGAAGAAGCACGGTTTCCGGTCACTGAAACTGGTGAACGTGGAAATGGACAAGGTTCTGGATCAGTATCCGTTCGGAGCTCAATACGGCCGTCTCGACAACGGCCTTACTTACTATGTTCGCTGCAACTCCAAGCCTAGGATGCGAGCTGCTCTTGCCCTCGCTGTCAATGTCGG CTCAGTTTTGGAGGAGGAGGACGAGCGTGGAGTTGCGCACATAGTCGAGCATCTTGCATTCAGTGCCACTGAGAAATACACGAACCATGATATTGTAAAATTTCTTGAAAGTATTGGGGCAGAGTTTGGTGCTTGCCAAAATGCATCAACTTCTGCAGATGAGACTATATATGAGTTGTTTGTTCCTGTTGACAAGCCTGAACTGTTATCCCAGGCTATTTCAGTCTTAGCAGAATTCAGTTCGGAG ATTCGGGTTTCTAAAGATGatttagaaaaagaaagaggagcTGTCATGGAAGAGTACAGAGGCAGCCGGAATGCTAGTGGAAGGATGCAGGAGGCACATTGGGTTCTAATGATGGAAGGCTCAAAG TATGCTGAACGTATACCAATTGGAACTGAGAAGGTAATTCGGACGGTTTCTCCTGAGACGGTGAAGCAATTTTATCACAAGTGGTATCATTTACACAATATGGCGGTAATAGCAGTCGGTGATTTTTCTGATACAGAG agcGTTGTTGGGTTGATTAAGACTCATTTCGGGCAGAAAAATTCAGTCCCTGACCCTCCACCCATACCGATCTTTCCAGTCCCTTGCCATGAGGATCAacgtttttcatgttttgtcgAATCTGAAGCTGCTGGG ACTGCAGTGATGATCAGCTATATGGTGCCGGTATGTGAGCTGAAGACAGTGAAGGACTACAGGGATATGCTTGCGGAGTCCATGTTCCTACATGCTCTAAATCAGAGGTTCTTTAAATTATCTCGTACAAGGGATCCACCTTACTTTTCTTGCTCTGCTGCTGCAGATGATCTAGCTTTTCCTTTGAGGGCTTATATAATGAGTTCATCTTGTAAAGAAAAAGGGACTCTTGAGGCCTTAGAATCCATGCTTCTTGAG GTTGCAAGAGTACGATTACATGGGTTTTCCGAACGCGAGATATCTGTTGTTCGCGCTTTACTGATGTCTGAGGTTGAATCTGCCTATTTGGAGCGTGATCAAATGCAGTCAACCAGCTTGCGAGATGAATATTTACAA CATTTCCTTCGCAATGAACCGGTCATTGGTATTGAGTATGAGGCTCAGCTCCAAAAAACCATTCTTCCTT GTATATCAGCATTAGAGGTATCTATGTATTCAGAGAAGTTACGGACATCATGCAGCTGTGTCATAAAGACAATCGAACCTCGAGCTTATGCTTCAGTAAATGATCTCAAAGATGTGGTGTTGAGGGTCAATAGTCTTGAGGAGGAAAGAAGCATTTCCCCTTGGGATGATGAAAACATCCCAGAAGAGATTATCACTACAAAGCCAAAGCCAGG GGATATTGTTCAGCAGCATGAGTATTCTAACATTGGAGTAACTGAATTAATTCTTTCTAATGGCATGCGGATATGCTATAAATGTACAGACTTCTTGGATGACCAG GTGCTTTTTACAGGCTTCTCATATGGAGGTTTATCTGAACTCCCACAAAGTGAGTACTTATCCTGCTCAATGGGTTCAACCATTGCTGGAGAGATTGGTGTATTTGGTTATAGGCCAACTGTGCTAATGGATATGCTTGCTGGTAAAAGAGTTGAAGTTGGTACAAAGGTTGGAGCATACATGAGAACATTTTCTGGTGATTGTTCACCCTCAGATCTGGAGACAGCCTTGCAG CTCGTCTATCAACTATTTACAACAAATGTAACGCCAGGAGCAGAAGATGTCAAAATAGTGATGCAAATGACAGAAGAAGCTATTCGTGCACAAGAAAGAGATCCCTACACTGTGTTTGCTAACAGAACGAAGGAGCTCAACTATGGAAACTCCTATTTCTTTAGG CCTATCAGAATAAATGACCTTCAAAAAGTGGATCCACTAAAAGCTTGTGAATATTTTAACTGCTGTTTCAAGGATCCATCAACTTTTACCGTTGTGGTAGTTGGAAACGTTGATCCTACTTCAGCACTTCCTCTAATATTGCAGTATTTG GGTGGAATACCAAAGCCTTCTACACCTCTATTAGATTTGAACCGCGATGATCTTAAAGGCTTACCAGTCACATTTCCCAGAAGAATAATTAG AGAGGTAGTTCGCAGCCCTATGGTGGAAGCCCAATGCTCCGTCCAGCTAAGCTTTCCTGTGGAGCTGAGGAATGGAACGATG GTGGAAGAGATTCATGGTGTTGGGTTCCTTAGTAAAATTCTTGAGACAAAACTTATGCAGGTTCTCCGGTTCAAGCATGGGCAG ATCTATTCTGCTGGTGTTTCAGTATTCCTTGGAGGTAATAAACCATCAAGAACTGGTGATGTACGCGGTGACATTAGCGTAAATTTTTCTTGTGATCCTGATATCTCCTCAAGCCTG GTTGATATTGCTTTGGAGGAAATATTACATCTTCAACAGGAAGGTCCTTCAGATGAGGAGGTTTCAACTGTACTAGAAATTGAGCAGAGAGCACATGAAAATGGACTGCAG GAAAACTACTACTGGCTAGAGAGAATTTTGCGTAGCTACCAGTCAAGGATTTATACTGGTGATGTTGGGGCTGCTTTCGAG GTTCAAGATGAAGGGCGCTTGAGGGTTAGAAAATCTCTGACACCATTAACGGCGCAGTCAGCATTACAAAGGATTCTGCCTTATCCTTGCAAGAAACAATACACTGCAGTTATTCTAATGCCTCAGATGTCACGCTTGAGGGCACTTCTTAAATCCATAACAATCATTTATGGGGACGATGTGAAG GTTTTAGCAGCAATTGCTGGCTTAGCAGTTGTGGGCTTCAGTTTGTGGAGATATTCACGGCGTACTGTAAAATAG
- the LOC119996096 gene encoding 60S ribosomal protein L31-like produces MVEKTKGRKEEVVTREYTINLHKRLHGCTFKKKAPKAIKEIRKFAQKAMGTNDVRVDVKLNKHIWSRGIRSVPRRIRVRIARKRNEDEDAKEELYSLVTVAEIPAEGIKGLETKIIEEDD; encoded by the exons ATGGTTGAGAAGACTAAGGGAAGAAAGGAGGAGGTGGTGACCAGGGAGTACACAATCAACCTTCACAAGCGCTTGCATGGCTG CACATTCAAGAAGAAGGCTCCTAAGGCGATTAAGGAGATCAGGAAGTTTGCCCAGAAAGCAATGGGAACTAATGATGTGAGGGTGGATGTGAAGCTGAACAAACACATCTGGAGCAGAGGTATCCGAAGTGTCCCTAGGAGGATCAGGGTCCGAATTGCTCGCAAGAggaatgaagatgaagatgcaaAGGAGGAGCTCTATTCTCTTGTTACCGTGGCAGAGATTCCAGCAGAGGGTATAAAGGGTTTGGAGAccaagatcattgaagaagatgattga
- the LOC119996007 gene encoding 40S ribosomal protein S30: MGKVHGSLARAGKVRGQTPKVAKQDKKKKPRGRAHKRMQYNRRFVTAVVGFGKKRGPNSSEK; encoded by the exons ATGGGTAAGGTTCACGGATCGCTGGCTCGTGCTGGTAAGGTGAGGGGCCAAACACCAAAGGTTGCCAAgcaggacaagaagaagaagccacGCGGCCGCGCTCACAAGCGTATGCAATACAACCGCCGCTTCGTCACTGCCG TTGTGGGATTTGGCAAGAAGAGGGGACCCAACTCTTCAGAGAAGTAA
- the LOC119996797 gene encoding stemmadenine O-acetyltransferase-like, with protein sequence MSLLDHFTPNVYVPFIFFYEANKASNISKTSQLLKQSLSKTLSLYYPLAGKANDNLSIHCDDQGACYAVASANCCLSDYLKQPILSTLLKFLPDVALTVLAPGDHVLRVQETVFSCGGIAIGFLYTHTVFDGGALGAFIKTWATIARESITEGADLSPNFSASSIFPQISTESPLDLTFLNSILSRKGEFVVRRFGFDGSVISNLKAKAASSGVQKPTRVEVVSAVLYKCIMSALEAKSGTKKSALVTNGVNLRRKAVPPFSDNWVGNFVWLVAMETQAEDKELCKFVHRMREALSPINGEFVKSLQGEGGKETFCAYWKGRQESFSKALAKGVEPIGFNSWCNAGLFDADYGWGKPLWVPVVTFAIASPQIFIQLTDTRHGNGVEAWVVLDVEAMSLLEHDKELLSLASVDPIVLCLPNGIEAWVVLEEEIMTLVEHDKELISLASLYPSHLQISSVRSNLLSTMPSVVVY encoded by the exons ATGTCTCTCCTTGATCATTTCACTCCTAATGTCTATGTtcccttcattttcttttatgaagCCAACAAAGCCTCCAATATCTCTAAAACATCACAACTCTTGAAACAATCTCTGTCAAAGACACTCTCTCTCTATTATCCCTTGGCTGGAAAGGCCAATGACAATCTCTCTATTCATTGTGATGACCAGGGCGCTTGTTATGCTGTGGCCTCAGCCAATTGCTGTTTAAGTGATTATCTCAAGCAACCCATTCTCTCAACACTCCTTAAATTTTTACCAGATGTTGCTCTTACTGTGTTAGCACCAGGAGATCATGTTCTTAGGGTTCAAGAAACTGTGTTTTCTTGTGGGGGTATTGCCATAGGCTTTCTTTATACACACACTGTGTTTGATGGGGGTGCTCTAGGTGCGTTCATAAAAACTTGGGCTACAATTGCTCGAGAATCGATTACTGAAGGAGCTGATCTATCTCCCAATTTCAGTGCCTCATCAATTTTTCCACAAATTAGTACTGAATCTCCTCTGGATTTAACTTTTCTGAATAGCATCCTTTCCAGGAAGGGAGAGTTTGTTGTAAGGAGATTTGGGTTTGATGGATCCGTCATAAGCAATCTTAAGGCCAAAGCAGCAAGCTCAGGCGTGCAGAAACCGACCCGTGTAGAGGTGGTCTCTGCAGTCTTATATAAATGTATTATGTCTGCTTTAGAGGCAAAATCAGGTACCAAGAAATCAGCTTTGGTAACAAATGGAGTGAATTTGAGGCGAAAGGCTGTGCCGCCATTTTCAGATAATTGGGTGGGAAATTTTGTTTGGTTAGTAGCCATGGAAACCCAAGCTGAAGATAAAGAGTTGTGTAAATTTGTGCATCGAATGAGGGAAGCTTTATCCCCAATCAATGGTGAGTTTGTGAAGAGCCTTCAAGGGGAAGGAGGGAAGGAGACATTCTGTGCATACTGGAAAGGAAGGCAGGAATCATTTTCCAAGGCTTTGGCCAAGGGAGTGGAACCTATTGGATTTAATAGCTGGTGTAATGCAGGCCTATTTGATGCTGATTATGGTTGGGGAAAGCCTTTGTGGGTTCCAGTTGTTACCTTTGCCATAGCATCTCCTCAAATCTTTATCCAGCTCACAGATACCAGACATGGTAATGGAGTAGAAGCATGGGTTGTATTAGATGTTGAAGCCATGTCTCTGTTAGAGCATGACAAGGAACTCCTCTCTTTAGCATCAGTAGATCCAA TTGTTCTCTGTCTCCCCAATGGAATCGAAGCATGGGTGGTTCTTGAGGAAGAAATCATGACTCTGGTAGAGCATGACAAGGAACTAATCTCTTTAGCTTCATTATATCCAAGTCATCTGCAAATCTCTTCAGTAAGATCAAATCTTTTATCAACAATGCCTTCTGTTGTTGTTTATTAA
- the LOC119996042 gene encoding IAA-amino acid hydrolase ILR1-like 4, producing the protein MGLSKWVFLIFAIHLFVAKHISSNPVLSPDELAQIPVNFLDVAKKPEIRDWMIDIRRRIHENPELGFEEFETSKLIRAELDRLGISYNYPVAVTGIVGFIGTGEPPFVAIRADMDALAMEERVEWEHKSKVPGKMHACGHDAHVAMLLGAAKMLQEYRHELQGTIVLVFQPAEEGSGGAKKMLEAGAIKNVDAIFGLHVSPAHHIGVVASRPGPTLSGSGFFEAIISGKGGHAALPQHTIDPILAASNVIVSLQHLVSREADPLDSQVVTIAKFQGGGAFNVIPDSVTIGGTFRAFSKESFAQLKQRIEEVVSAQASVQRCNATINFNADNKIIYPTTVNDKDLHEYFQIVAGNMLGPQNVREIQPVMGAEDFSFFAEVIPGYFYFLGMKNETQGPLESGHSPYFKVNEDVLPYGAALHASLATKYLLQHQPSPKRSIHDEL; encoded by the exons ATGGGTTTATCCAAATGGGTCTTCTTGATTTTTGCAATTCACTTGTTTGTGGCAAAACACATCTCCTCGAATCCCGTCCTAAGTCCAGATGAGCTGGCTCAAATCCCAGTCAACTTCCTTGACGTTGCCAAGAAGCCTGAGATTCGGGATTGGATGATCGATATCAGGAGGAGAATCCACGAGAATCCTGAGCTTggttttgaggaatttgaaacCAGTAAGCTTATCAGAGCCGAACTTGATCGCCTGGGCATCTCTTACAACTACCCAGTTGCGGTTACTGGCATTGTTGGCTTTATTGGGACCGGTGAACCTCCGTTTGTCGCTATACGAGCTGATATGGACGCTCTAGCTATGGAG GAGAGAGTAGAATGGGAGCACAAGAGTAAAGTCCCTGGAAAAATGCATGCTTGTGGCCACGATGCCCATGTCGCTATGCTTCTGGGTGCTGCTAAGATGCTTCAAGAGTATCGCCACGAGTTACAG GGAACAATTGTTCTTGTTTTCCAACCAGCTGAGGAAGGAAGTGGGGGAGCAAAGAAAATGTTAGAAGCGGGAGCGATAAAGAATGTCGATGCCATTTTTGGGCTCCATGTGTCTCCTGCTCATCATATTGGTGTGGTGGCCTCTAGACCTGGCCCTACTTTGTCTGGTTCAGGTTTCTTTGAGGCAATAATCAGTGGAAAAGGGGGTCATGCTGCCCTTCCTCAGCATACAATAGACCCGATCTTAGCAGCATCCAATGTGATAGTTAGTCTGCAACATCTAGTTTCTCGTGAAGCTGATCCCTTGGATTCACAG GTAGTTACCATAGCCAAATTCCAAGGAGGTGGGGCGTTCAATGTTATTCCAGATTCTGTTACAATCGGTGGCACATTTAGGGCATTTTCGAAGGAAAGCTTTGCCCAACTTAAACAAAGAATTGAAGAG GTTGTCTCTGCACAAGCCAGTGTACAAAGATGCAACGCCACCATCAACTTCAACGCGgacaataaaataatttaccCGACGACTGTGAATGATAAAGATTTGCACGAGTACTTCCAAATTGTTGCAGGCAACATGCTAGGTCCTCAAAACGTACGGGAAATTCAGCCCGTGATGGGAGCAGAAGACTTCTCATTTTTCGCAGAGGTTATCCCCGGATACTTCTACTTTCTTGGGATGAAGAACGAAACTCAAGGGCCTCTTGAATCTGGGCATTCGCCGTATTTCAAAGTAAATGAAGATGTTCTTCCTTATGGAGCAGCGCTACATGCGTCTTTAGCTACTAAATACCTCCTGCAACATCAGCCTTCCCCAAAGAGAAGCATTCATGATGAACTTTGA